From the Primulina tabacum isolate GXHZ01 chromosome 15, ASM2559414v2, whole genome shotgun sequence genome, one window contains:
- the LOC142525807 gene encoding nuclear pore complex protein NUP88-like, translated as MRFSYELTETEDRQLVSPTPSGSTPKAELQWLPLQSHPIFPTATISAASAARTPTNLMAWDGASRLYVWDSHKKCLHWVSIRLGDPDPDSISAGFPSKVLQADVPVCFDVSKVSINRNGSALLLAGQDGLRVMYLYGRASREENTIICYLGGFDVSGEASGGDAQ; from the exons ATGAGGTTCAGCTACGAGTTAACTGAAACCGAAGACCGCCAATTGGTTTCCCCTACGCCGTCGGGTTCAACTCCAAAGGCTGAGCTCCAATGGCTTCCACTTCAAAGCCACCCTATCTTTCCAACCGCCACCATATCCGCGGCCTCCGCCGCCAGAACGCCGACGAATCTTATGGCATGGGACGGAGCTTCTCGACTCTACGTATGGGACTCTCACAAGAAATGTCTGCACTGGGTCTCGATTCGATTGGGTGATCCCGACCCGGATTCCATCTCCGCCGGTTTCCCGTCTAAG GTGTTGCAAGCAGATGTCCCAGTTTGTTTTGATGTCAGTAAGGTTTCCATAAACAGAAATGGATCTGCATTGCTTCTTGCTGGGCAGGATGGCTTACGTGTTATGTACCTTTATGGGCGAGCATCAAGGGAAGAGAATACTATCATCT GTTATCTAGGAGGCTTTGACGTGTCTGGTGAAGCGTCAGGTGGCGATGCCCAGTAG
- the LOC142525808 gene encoding uncharacterized protein LOC142525808, protein MAMLHCYGDQIKCKVFLTTLVDSAQRWFEGLAPQSIHCFEDFQKVFLHQFSSSKKYKKTAFSIFEIRQGQDETLRAYIKRFNRVALEVPACAPETKVTTFMQGLWEGDFFRSLTKKLHGNFEELLSRAEKYINMEEAQNQKREALKRARGDRVVKPEERTHKRSGPGHLSHVPLRIARDREIQECSSDIAPSPSPMARTPRPEKKGFCVLHKECSHNINECRTLRKESSRRPTPASHAPRDKSRQPPWLSKHPGPNVPQNTTDIPSGSIREEASSRGERSRQTERKDPSPSR, encoded by the coding sequence atggccatgttgCATTGCTATGGAGACCAGATCAAGTGTAAAGTGTTTTTAACTACCCTGGTCGACTCTGCACAGAGATGGTTTGAAGGGCTGGCACCGCAGAGCATTCATTGTTTTGAGGATTTTCAAAAAGTATTCTTGCATCAATTCAGCAGCAGCAAGAAGTACAAAAAAACTGCCTTTAGCATTTTTGAGATAAGGCAGGGCCAAGACGAAACTCTGAGAGCTTACATCAAGCGATTCAATCGAGTAGCTCTGGAGGTTCCCGCTTGTGCTCCAGAGACGAAAGTCACGACTTTTATGCAAGGATTGTGGGAGGGAGATTTTTTCCGATCCCTGACCAAGAAATTGCACGGGAACTTCGAAGAGCTCTTGTCCCGGGCAGAGAAATACATTAATATGGAAGAGGCGCAGAACCAAAAAAGAGAAGCTTTGAAAAGAGCCAGAGGAGACCGGGTTGTGAAGCCCGAGGAGAGAACTCACAAGAGAAGTGGTCCAGGGCACCTCTCTCACGTCCCTCTGAGAATTGCCCGGGATCGAGAAATTCAGGAATGTAGCTCAGACATAGCCCCGTCTCCAAGTCCGATGGCAAGGACACCAAGACCAGAAAAGAAAGGATTCTGCGTCCTTCACAAAGAATGTTCTCACAATATCAATGAATGCCGAACACTGAGGAAGGAGTCTAGTAGGCGTCCTACGCCAGCATCTCATGCTCCTCGAGATAAGTCTAGACAGCCACCTTGGTTGTCTAAACATCCCGGACCTAATGTTCCCCAGAATACAACAGACATCCCGAGTGGAAGTATAAGGGAGGAAGCAAGTTCTCGGGGAGAAAGAAGCAGACAAACTGAAAGGAAGGACCCCTCCCCGAGTCGATga
- the LOC142525809 gene encoding uncharacterized protein LOC142525809 → MISGGSTDGDSNRARKARSRMECLEVDGSGRNELVISFGSEDLRGVSLPHNDALVIQARVANYDILRVFVDNGSSVNVIFKDALVQMDLHEYQLEAVETALFGFAGHAVYPEGEITLPLTLGTGD, encoded by the coding sequence atgatttcgGGAGGGTCCACAGATGGCGATTCTAACCGGGCTCGAAAAGCAAGAAGCAGGATGGAGTGCCTGGAAGTTGATGGAAGTGGGAGGAATGAGCTAGTTATCAGTTTTGGCTCGGAAGATCTCAGGGGAGTCAGTCTACCCCACAATGACGCTCTTGTTATCCAAGCCCGAGTGGCTAATTATGATATATTAAGAGTATTTGTTGACAATGGCAGCTCTGTCAATGTCATCTTTAAAGATGCACTGGTCCAAATGGATTTGCACGAGTATCAGTTAGAGGCGGTTGAGACTGCCCTGTTTGGTTTTGCTGGACATGCCGTGTACCCTGAGGGGGAAATCACCCTGCCACTGACCCTGGGAACCGGAGACTGA